In one window of Skermanella rosea DNA:
- a CDS encoding phosphoenolpyruvate carboxylase, with protein MPQDAPVSALAPIPDVPVPPAPGPAPEPGPTSRSGRSPMADLRWPLLTADACFPAGSASPADLAALTAELGEALRRFSAATDDDPFSNPVQRVALELSRKIEDGSVSYATLEQLIQYLSADGFIGRAARLSRYVGEMDPEANAASLAARIRSLAVPPGVGKPVPFEAFRTQVERELFGIVMTAHPTFNLSGELMELLTTLASGRAGDGTPLSDSTRAELVEHMAGLAHRPDDDLSLTREHTLSLIAIGNVQAALRRLYGIVYAVAEEVYPERWTELTPKMITVASWVGYDLDGRSDIRWTDTLRKRLIVQVGQLRHYREEVRAVRSLASAGEEIRHTLDLLESRLALAINEVTDEIGVFGQDPGEAGALPHIQRIAQRMHDGISLRLIDNSQAIGLIDRIIRLATSGGTDRDPAIRRLCTLRAELANYGLGMAHTHVRINATQLHNAIRKTVGMETAPDDPRYRQSYLAALNELLDKVRPQTINFGSIMSERTSAKRLFMIVAQMLKYADATTPVRFLIAECESAFTPLTALYYARLFGVADKIDISPLFETEKALELGSRVIDQLLENPHYRAYVQARGRLCIQTGFSDAGRYLGQTPASASIERLRLRIARLFPKHGLTGVQLVIFDTHGESIGRGAHPAGFEERLSYTATPYSLEFLADSKVDFKQEVSFQGGDGFLYFVTPAGAFAVVTRILEHMFGDRGDARSDPFYEDPDYITEFFTTVKEFQVSLVRNPDYATLLGAFGTNLLFPSGSRAIKRQHDSADDSEQASVSQIRAIPHNAILQQLGLPANTISGVGEAIGKDPERFRQLYARSSRFRQLIGMVEYGAAIASPDALRAYVDTLDPGLWLLRAAKTPDKARAEEMRRLARYLEDTQLHARQTKVGRRLFADYCLLRDGLGQIEGGGCGALVTPAAREQLAILHAVRIALIHEIFLLATHIPQFSSQHNTTHARLMTRVLHLDIPTAVSQLERIFPATTDAAVTGDFGERATYASDESQNYQRENENIFKPMTGLYELMRRVSVGVVHRIGFFG; from the coding sequence ATGCCTCAGGACGCCCCGGTCTCCGCCCTCGCCCCCATTCCGGACGTCCCCGTGCCGCCCGCGCCCGGCCCGGCGCCGGAACCCGGCCCGACATCGCGATCCGGCCGATCGCCCATGGCGGACCTGCGCTGGCCTCTGCTGACCGCCGACGCCTGCTTTCCCGCGGGAAGCGCATCCCCTGCCGACCTCGCCGCCCTGACGGCGGAACTGGGCGAGGCCTTGAGGCGGTTCTCCGCCGCGACCGACGACGATCCGTTCAGCAACCCGGTGCAGCGGGTGGCGCTGGAGCTGTCGCGCAAGATCGAGGACGGCTCGGTCTCCTACGCGACGCTGGAGCAGCTGATCCAATACCTGTCGGCCGACGGCTTCATCGGCCGCGCCGCCCGCCTGTCGCGCTATGTCGGGGAGATGGATCCCGAGGCCAACGCCGCGTCCCTGGCCGCCCGGATCCGCTCGCTGGCGGTACCGCCCGGCGTCGGGAAGCCGGTGCCGTTCGAGGCGTTCCGCACCCAGGTGGAGCGCGAGCTGTTCGGCATCGTCATGACCGCGCACCCGACCTTCAACCTGTCGGGCGAGCTGATGGAGCTGCTGACCACCCTGGCGTCGGGCCGGGCCGGCGACGGCACGCCGCTGTCGGACTCGACCCGCGCCGAGCTGGTCGAGCATATGGCCGGACTGGCCCACCGTCCCGACGACGACCTGAGCCTGACCCGGGAACACACCCTGTCGCTGATCGCGATCGGCAACGTCCAGGCGGCGCTGCGCCGGCTCTACGGGATCGTCTACGCCGTCGCGGAGGAGGTCTATCCCGAGCGCTGGACCGAGCTGACGCCCAAGATGATCACGGTCGCCAGCTGGGTCGGCTACGACCTGGACGGGCGGTCGGACATCCGCTGGACCGACACGCTGCGCAAGCGCCTGATCGTCCAGGTCGGCCAGCTCCGCCACTACCGGGAGGAGGTCCGCGCGGTCCGCAGCCTCGCCTCGGCCGGGGAGGAGATCCGCCACACCCTGGACCTGCTGGAATCGCGGCTGGCGCTGGCGATCAACGAGGTGACCGACGAGATCGGCGTGTTCGGCCAGGACCCCGGCGAGGCCGGCGCCCTGCCCCACATCCAGCGCATCGCCCAGCGCATGCATGACGGCATCTCGCTGCGGCTGATCGACAATTCCCAGGCGATCGGCCTGATCGACCGCATCATCCGGCTGGCTACCTCGGGCGGCACCGACCGCGACCCGGCGATCCGCCGGCTGTGCACCCTGCGGGCGGAGCTGGCGAACTACGGCCTGGGCATGGCGCACACCCATGTCCGGATCAACGCGACCCAGCTGCACAACGCGATCCGCAAGACCGTCGGGATGGAGACGGCGCCCGACGACCCGCGCTACCGCCAGTCCTACCTGGCGGCGCTGAACGAGTTGCTGGACAAGGTCAGGCCGCAGACGATCAATTTCGGCTCGATCATGTCGGAGCGGACCTCGGCCAAGCGGCTGTTCATGATCGTGGCGCAGATGCTGAAATACGCCGACGCCACCACTCCCGTCCGGTTCCTGATCGCCGAGTGCGAATCCGCCTTCACGCCTCTGACCGCGCTCTACTACGCCCGCCTGTTCGGGGTCGCGGACAAGATCGACATCAGCCCGCTGTTCGAGACCGAGAAGGCGCTGGAACTGGGCAGCCGGGTGATCGACCAGCTGCTGGAGAACCCGCACTACCGGGCCTATGTCCAGGCGCGCGGGCGGCTGTGCATCCAGACCGGCTTCTCCGACGCCGGGCGCTACCTCGGGCAGACGCCGGCCTCCGCCTCGATCGAGCGGCTGCGGCTGCGCATCGCGCGGCTGTTCCCGAAGCACGGCCTGACCGGAGTGCAGCTGGTGATCTTCGACACCCACGGCGAGTCGATCGGCCGCGGCGCCCATCCCGCCGGGTTCGAGGAGCGGCTGAGCTACACCGCGACCCCCTATTCGCTGGAGTTCCTGGCCGACAGCAAGGTGGACTTCAAACAGGAGGTCAGCTTCCAGGGCGGCGACGGCTTCCTCTATTTCGTCACGCCCGCCGGCGCCTTCGCCGTGGTCACCCGGATCCTGGAGCACATGTTCGGCGACCGGGGCGACGCCCGGAGCGACCCGTTCTACGAGGACCCGGACTACATCACCGAGTTCTTCACCACCGTGAAGGAATTCCAGGTCTCGCTGGTGAGGAACCCGGACTACGCGACGCTGCTGGGCGCCTTCGGCACCAACCTGCTGTTCCCGTCGGGCAGCCGGGCGATCAAGCGCCAGCACGACAGCGCCGACGACAGCGAGCAGGCCTCGGTCAGCCAGATCCGCGCGATCCCGCACAACGCGATCCTTCAGCAGCTGGGCCTGCCGGCCAACACGATCAGCGGCGTCGGCGAGGCGATCGGCAAGGATCCGGAGCGGTTCCGGCAGCTCTATGCCCGGTCCAGCCGGTTCCGCCAGCTGATCGGCATGGTCGAGTACGGCGCCGCGATCGCGTCGCCCGACGCGCTGCGGGCCTATGTGGACACGCTCGATCCCGGGCTGTGGCTGCTGCGCGCGGCCAAGACGCCGGACAAGGCCCGGGCGGAGGAGATGCGGCGGCTGGCGCGCTACCTGGAGGACACCCAGCTCCACGCCCGCCAGACCAAGGTCGGCCGAAGGCTGTTCGCCGACTATTGCCTGCTGCGCGACGGGCTGGGGCAGATCGAGGGCGGCGGCTGCGGGGCGCTGGTGACCCCGGCGGCGCGGGAGCAGCTGGCCATCCTGCACGCGGTCCGGATCGCGTTGATCCACGAGATCTTCCTGCTGGCGACCCATATCCCGCAGTTCAGCAGCCAGCACAACACGACCCACGCCCGGCTGATGACGCGGGTGCTCCACCTGGACATCCCGACCGCCGTCAGCCAGCTGGAACGCATATTCCCCGCGACGACCGACGCCGCGGTGACCGGCGATTTCGGGGAACGAGCAACCTATGCGAGCGACGAGAGTCAGAACTACCAGCGGGAGAACGAGAACATCTTCAAGCCGATGACCGGCCTGTACGAGCTGATGCGCCGGGTCAGCGTCGGCGTCGTCCACCGCATCGGCTTCTTCGGCTGA
- a CDS encoding phosphatase PAP2 family protein, with protein MRDLVSVGRSAISTSNLLLALVLLAAGLTALYALARGLLWLVRRGAQRLQGPVRVSRHWVRERPVVTLLESRFPRAFRFVKARLSTRPFTGLPLTLLVIFAIYLVALFGGLVQELHEAEELVAMDNAVDRWFDAHRVEPFIGAMVWLTLWGQGPTITIVGLVASLLWWSSSRGHLVVPFWICLVGAQVTTWTAKYVIARERPGAWDLLDEHSPAFPSGHATAAISVYGFIAYSVWRTIQTQPRARFEVVFWGAVAIMLIGFSRIYLSVHFVSDVASGYLVGGFWLAVAVTVTEWRTARRDGRRTPNGHGADRGSDRGPPLDLIGT; from the coding sequence ATGCGGGATCTGGTCAGCGTCGGGAGGTCCGCCATTTCCACCTCGAATCTACTGCTCGCCCTGGTGCTCCTGGCCGCCGGGCTCACGGCTCTCTACGCGCTGGCGCGCGGGCTGCTGTGGCTTGTCCGCCGGGGCGCCCAGCGGCTCCAGGGACCGGTGAGGGTGTCGCGGCACTGGGTGCGCGAACGCCCCGTGGTGACGCTGCTCGAAAGCCGCTTCCCGCGCGCGTTCCGCTTCGTCAAGGCGCGGCTGAGCACCCGCCCGTTCACGGGACTGCCGCTGACCCTGCTGGTGATCTTCGCGATCTATCTGGTGGCCCTGTTCGGCGGCCTGGTGCAGGAACTGCACGAGGCCGAGGAGCTGGTGGCGATGGACAACGCCGTGGACCGCTGGTTCGACGCCCACCGGGTCGAGCCCTTCATCGGGGCCATGGTCTGGCTGACCCTGTGGGGCCAGGGGCCGACCATCACCATCGTCGGGCTGGTTGCGTCGCTGCTGTGGTGGAGCAGCAGCCGCGGCCATCTGGTCGTCCCGTTCTGGATCTGCCTGGTCGGGGCCCAGGTGACGACCTGGACCGCCAAATACGTGATCGCGCGCGAGCGGCCCGGCGCCTGGGACCTGCTGGACGAGCACAGCCCGGCCTTCCCCAGCGGCCACGCCACCGCCGCCATCTCCGTCTACGGGTTCATCGCGTACAGTGTCTGGCGCACCATCCAGACCCAGCCGCGCGCCCGCTTCGAGGTGGTGTTCTGGGGGGCCGTGGCGATCATGCTGATCGGCTTCAGCCGGATCTATCTGAGCGTCCATTTCGTCAGCGACGTCGCCAGCGGATATCTGGTTGGCGGCTTCTGGCTGGCGGTCGCCGTGACGGTGACGGAGTGGCGTACGGCCCGGCGCGACGGCAGGCGAACTCCGAATGGTCATGGCGCCGATCGGGGATCCGATCGGGGGCCGCCCCTTGACCTGATCGGGACTTAG
- the pqqA gene encoding pyrroloquinoline quinone precursor peptide PqqA, which translates to MKWKTPRIVEIAVGMEINCYACAEI; encoded by the coding sequence ATGAAGTGGAAGACCCCGCGCATCGTCGAGATCGCCGTCGGCATGGAAATCAACTGCTACGCCTGCGCTGAGATCTAA
- the pqqB gene encoding pyrroloquinoline quinone biosynthesis protein PqqB, with the protein MKIVVLGSAAGGGYPQWNCNCDTCRRARTGDPAAKPRTQSSLAISADGERWFLLNASPDLRQQILNTPLLHPRHGKRHSPIAGVVLTNGDVDHIAGLINLRESQPLSLYATSRIQAVLAANSIFQVLNPDLVERRTLALNDPVELVGPDGPSGIRVEMFAVPGKVALYLEDAAPVLDGETEDTVGLRISGGGRSFFYVPGCAKLTPALADRLRGADLLLFDGTLWRDDEMVLNGVGSKTGRRMGHMSVSGPDGSLAAFADLGIRRKIFIHINNTNPILLDDSPERAAVEEAGWEVGEDGREVSP; encoded by the coding sequence GTGAAGATAGTTGTGCTGGGCTCGGCCGCCGGCGGTGGCTACCCTCAATGGAACTGCAATTGCGACACCTGCCGGCGCGCCCGCACCGGTGATCCGGCGGCCAAGCCCCGGACGCAGTCGTCGCTCGCGATCAGCGCCGACGGCGAGCGCTGGTTCCTGCTGAACGCGTCGCCCGACCTGCGCCAGCAGATCCTGAACACACCCCTGCTTCACCCGCGCCACGGCAAGCGGCACAGCCCTATCGCCGGCGTCGTCCTGACCAACGGCGACGTGGACCATATCGCGGGACTGATAAACCTCCGAGAAAGCCAGCCGCTGTCGCTCTACGCGACCTCACGCATCCAAGCGGTGCTGGCCGCCAACAGCATCTTCCAGGTTCTCAACCCGGACCTCGTCGAGCGCCGCACCCTGGCGCTGAACGATCCGGTCGAACTGGTGGGCCCCGACGGCCCCAGCGGCATCCGTGTCGAGATGTTCGCCGTGCCGGGCAAAGTGGCGCTCTACCTGGAGGACGCCGCCCCCGTGCTGGACGGCGAGACCGAGGACACCGTGGGCCTCCGCATCAGCGGCGGCGGCAGGAGCTTCTTCTACGTTCCCGGCTGCGCGAAGCTGACCCCGGCATTGGCCGACCGCCTGCGCGGGGCCGACCTGCTGCTGTTCGACGGCACCCTTTGGCGGGACGACGAGATGGTCCTGAACGGCGTCGGCAGCAAGACCGGCCGCCGCATGGGCCACATGAGCGTGTCCGGCCCCGACGGGTCGCTGGCCGCCTTCGCCGATCTAGGCATCCGGCGCAAGATCTTCATCCACATCAACAACACCAACCCCATCCTGCTGGATGACAGCCCGGAACGCGCCGCCGTCGAAGAGGCCGGCTGGGAAGTGGGGGAAGACGGACGGGAAGTTTCGCCATGA
- the pqqC gene encoding pyrroloquinoline-quinone synthase PqqC — protein sequence MTELLSQDQLEERLRAIGAARYHSLHPFHQLLHTGKLDFGQVQAWALNRYYYQCNIPIKDSVVLSRLTSVEDRRAWRQRIIDHDGTQPGEGGIARWLKLTEGLKLDTAYVESCVGILPATKFAVEAYVHFVRDRTVLEAVASSLTELFSPGIIQNRVSGMLANYDFVSKETLAYFNNRLTEAPRDADFALAYVKREARRPDQQQAVLAALEFKCDVLWAQLDALYHAYVSPGHIPPGAFVPERR from the coding sequence ATGACCGAACTGCTGAGCCAGGACCAGCTCGAAGAACGCCTGCGCGCCATCGGCGCCGCGCGCTATCACAGCCTCCACCCGTTCCACCAGCTGCTGCACACCGGCAAGCTGGATTTCGGCCAGGTGCAGGCCTGGGCGCTGAACCGCTACTATTACCAGTGCAATATCCCGATCAAGGATTCGGTCGTGCTGTCCCGCCTGACCAGCGTCGAGGACCGGCGGGCCTGGCGCCAGCGCATCATCGACCATGACGGCACCCAGCCTGGGGAAGGCGGCATCGCCCGCTGGCTGAAGCTGACGGAAGGGCTGAAGCTCGACACCGCCTATGTGGAGAGCTGCGTCGGCATCCTGCCCGCGACCAAGTTCGCGGTGGAAGCCTATGTCCATTTCGTGCGCGATCGGACCGTGCTGGAAGCGGTCGCCTCGTCGCTGACCGAGCTGTTTTCGCCCGGCATCATCCAGAACCGGGTCTCCGGCATGCTGGCGAACTACGATTTCGTCAGCAAGGAAACGCTGGCCTATTTCAACAACCGCCTGACCGAGGCGCCGCGTGACGCCGACTTCGCGCTGGCCTACGTCAAGCGGGAGGCCCGCCGCCCCGACCAGCAGCAGGCGGTGCTGGCGGCGCTGGAGTTCAAGTGCGACGTGCTGTGGGCGCAGCTGGACGCGCTGTACCACGCCTATGTCTCCCCCGGCCACATCCCCCCGGGCGCCTTCGTGCCCGAGCGGCGCTGA
- the pqqD gene encoding pyrroloquinoline quinone biosynthesis peptide chaperone PqqD: protein MATITEENVPRLPRHVKFRFDQAREAWVVLAPEKVFMPDEIAVEVLKRCDGDTTLKDIIDDLARTFEAERDVVAADVVAMLQDLSDKGIITT from the coding sequence ATGGCGACGATCACCGAGGAAAACGTGCCGCGCCTGCCGCGGCACGTGAAGTTCCGGTTCGACCAGGCCCGCGAGGCCTGGGTCGTCCTGGCCCCGGAAAAAGTCTTCATGCCCGACGAAATCGCGGTCGAGGTCCTGAAACGCTGTGACGGCGATACCACCTTGAAGGACATCATCGACGATCTGGCGAGGACCTTCGAGGCGGAACGCGACGTGGTCGCCGCCGACGTGGTCGCCATGCTCCAGGACCTGTCCGACAAGGGGATCATCACGACATGA
- the pqqE gene encoding pyrroloquinoline quinone biosynthesis protein PqqE: protein MNALSPSPAKDSAGKASPAPPLALLAELTHRCPLQCPYCSNPVELERSGAELDTATWKRVLTEAAELGILQVHFSGGEPTVRKDLAELIRHAAKLGCYTNLITSGVLLDAARLKELYDAGLDHVQLSFQDTDVGSAERIGNFAGAQARKLEVARLIREADLPLTVNAVVHRHNLGRLEEMIQLALDLGAERLEVAHVQYYGWALKNRAALLPTREQLDRATEVVTEARERLKGRLMIDYVIPDYYAKRPKSCMGGWGRQFLNVSPAGKVLPCHAAESITGLEFDRVQDRPLGDIWRNSAAFQAYRGTDWMPETCRTCDRREIDWGGCRCQAFALTGKADAVDPACGLSPFHEEIFALAEREAGAVPPPFVYRRIGGA from the coding sequence ATGAACGCCCTCTCGCCGTCTCCCGCGAAGGACAGCGCCGGCAAGGCTTCTCCGGCGCCGCCGCTGGCGCTTCTGGCCGAGCTGACCCACCGCTGCCCGCTGCAATGCCCCTACTGCTCCAACCCGGTGGAGCTGGAACGCTCCGGCGCGGAGCTGGACACTGCGACCTGGAAGCGGGTGCTGACGGAGGCGGCCGAGCTGGGCATCCTTCAAGTCCATTTCTCCGGCGGCGAGCCGACAGTGCGCAAGGACCTTGCGGAACTGATCCGGCACGCGGCCAAACTCGGCTGCTACACCAACCTGATCACCTCGGGCGTGCTGCTCGACGCGGCCCGGCTGAAGGAACTGTACGACGCCGGGCTGGACCATGTGCAGCTCAGCTTCCAGGACACCGACGTCGGCAGCGCCGAGCGGATCGGCAATTTCGCGGGCGCCCAGGCCCGCAAGCTGGAAGTCGCGCGCCTGATCCGCGAGGCGGACCTGCCGCTGACCGTCAACGCCGTCGTCCACCGGCACAACCTCGGCCGGCTGGAGGAGATGATCCAACTCGCCCTGGACCTGGGGGCGGAGCGGCTGGAGGTCGCCCACGTCCAGTATTACGGCTGGGCGCTGAAGAACCGGGCGGCGCTGCTGCCGACCCGCGAGCAGCTCGACCGGGCGACCGAGGTGGTGACCGAGGCGCGGGAGCGGCTGAAGGGCCGGCTGATGATCGACTATGTCATCCCGGACTATTACGCCAAGCGCCCGAAATCCTGCATGGGCGGCTGGGGCCGCCAGTTCCTCAACGTCTCGCCGGCCGGCAAGGTGCTGCCCTGCCACGCGGCCGAGAGCATCACCGGGCTGGAATTCGACCGCGTCCAGGACCGTCCGCTGGGGGATATCTGGCGAAACTCGGCCGCGTTCCAGGCCTATCGCGGCACCGACTGGATGCCGGAGACCTGCCGGACCTGCGACCGCCGGGAGATCGACTGGGGCGGCTGCCGGTGCCAGGCCTTCGCGCTGACCGGAAAGGCAGACGCGGTCGATCCGGCCTGCGGACTGTCGCCGTTCCACGAAGAGATCTTCGCCCTTGCGGAACGGGAAGCGGGCGCGGTACCCCCGCCCTTCGTCTACCGCCGGATCGGCGGGGCGTGA
- a CDS encoding DUF4214 domain-containing protein, producing MGIRTVFKLGNVWDQGFAAEILVINDGPETVTDWRLSFAAPWVIQSWWNVTALPSPTGVTTFGNVGMNGTLAPGQSANIGFTAQGTPAEPVFLPSAPGQADAMPYLTVTDGFAVEGDAGTAPLTFDLSLSQASATPVTVRWETAAGGATAGADYRTAGGTVTFAPGETKAAVRIDLTGDTAAELNETLRLVVKSAEGAVPVRWQATGTIHDDDGPSPAAPGVVADGFLSTRGNEIVDAAGTPVRLAAVNWFGLESLRASPDGLDVRNWQDMMKQMADAGFNAIRLPFSSELLDGKPPENISGTLNPDLIGLDGLGIIDKIVEHAGRIGLRIILDHHRSAAGDGPNKNGLWYEGAHTDQEWIDDWVMLAQRYKGNSTVVAADLHNEPHGPATWGDGNSATDWEAAAERAGAAIQAVNPDWLILVEGIESYKGSWYWWGGNLQGVADDPVELPVAGKLVYSPHDYPNSVHPQPWFQGDGYAADLQDLFDTQWGFIARQNIAPVLLGEFGTKLNDPKDLVWLSKLTATLNGDLDGDGATDAGQPTSGLSWAWWSWNPNSTDTGGILDADWRTVLPEKLAAIAALRGTAFAADDGGSFGDGPVGLTLAGGAGADLLRGGAGSDLIQGEGGHDRIFGGDGDDRLYGGTGNDRLEGGAGSDLIDGGPGIDTAVWTGPRRQYAVTFDTGGGAVSGPDGADTVRGVEHLVFADGRYVTDTGDTAAQVHRLYGAALDRRPDPDGLLAWKAALDAGALTLARAADGFIGSEEFRFHYGPLDDRGFVEQLYRNVLHREGEETGVSNWAGALGAGLTRAEALVGFSESGENVQRTAPVIEQGLWLRDDHAAAVARLYDSAFDRLPDAGGLVAWTAAVKAGMTLHEAAGGFIGSNEFQQRYGAVDNAGFVDLLYRNVLDRQGDPDGLRNWTGALDAGMTRTEALVGFSESVEHKMQRAPYIDDGIWFA from the coding sequence ATGGGTATCCGTACAGTCTTCAAGCTCGGCAATGTCTGGGACCAGGGTTTCGCGGCCGAGATCCTGGTGATCAACGACGGCCCGGAGACCGTGACCGACTGGCGTCTGTCGTTCGCAGCGCCCTGGGTCATCCAGTCCTGGTGGAACGTCACCGCGCTGCCCTCGCCGACGGGGGTGACCACCTTCGGCAATGTCGGCATGAACGGGACCCTGGCGCCCGGCCAGAGCGCCAATATCGGCTTCACGGCGCAGGGCACCCCGGCGGAGCCGGTGTTCCTGCCGTCCGCTCCCGGACAGGCCGACGCGATGCCATACCTGACGGTGACCGACGGCTTCGCGGTCGAGGGGGATGCCGGCACCGCGCCGCTGACGTTCGACCTCAGCCTGTCGCAGGCGTCGGCGACGCCGGTCACGGTGCGTTGGGAGACGGCCGCCGGCGGCGCCACCGCCGGGGCCGATTACCGGACCGCCGGCGGCACCGTGACCTTCGCCCCGGGCGAGACGAAGGCTGCCGTCCGGATCGATCTCACCGGCGACACCGCGGCCGAGCTGAACGAGACGCTGCGGCTGGTGGTCAAGTCGGCCGAGGGGGCCGTTCCGGTCCGCTGGCAGGCGACCGGAACGATCCATGACGACGACGGCCCGTCGCCCGCGGCGCCGGGCGTGGTCGCCGACGGCTTCCTGTCCACCCGCGGCAACGAGATCGTCGATGCCGCCGGCACGCCGGTCCGCCTGGCCGCCGTCAATTGGTTCGGCCTGGAGTCCCTGCGCGCCTCGCCGGACGGGCTGGATGTTCGGAACTGGCAGGACATGATGAAGCAGATGGCCGACGCGGGCTTCAACGCGATCCGCCTTCCCTTCTCGTCCGAACTGCTGGACGGCAAGCCTCCGGAAAACATCAGCGGCACCCTCAACCCGGACCTGATCGGGCTCGACGGCCTCGGAATCATCGACAAGATCGTCGAGCATGCCGGGCGGATCGGGCTGCGCATCATCCTCGACCATCACCGCAGCGCCGCCGGCGACGGTCCGAACAAGAACGGCCTGTGGTACGAGGGCGCCCATACCGACCAGGAATGGATCGACGACTGGGTGATGCTGGCCCAGCGCTACAAGGGCAACAGCACCGTGGTCGCCGCCGACCTGCACAACGAGCCGCACGGCCCGGCGACCTGGGGCGACGGCAATTCCGCCACCGACTGGGAAGCGGCGGCCGAGCGGGCCGGCGCGGCGATCCAGGCGGTCAATCCCGACTGGCTGATCCTGGTCGAGGGGATCGAGAGCTACAAGGGAAGCTGGTACTGGTGGGGCGGCAACCTGCAGGGCGTCGCCGACGACCCGGTCGAACTGCCCGTCGCCGGCAAGCTCGTCTACTCCCCCCACGACTATCCCAACTCCGTCCATCCGCAGCCGTGGTTCCAGGGCGACGGCTACGCCGCGGATCTGCAGGACCTGTTCGACACCCAATGGGGCTTCATCGCGCGGCAGAACATCGCCCCCGTGCTGCTGGGCGAGTTCGGCACCAAGCTGAACGACCCGAAGGACCTGGTCTGGCTGTCGAAGCTCACGGCGACACTGAACGGCGATCTGGACGGCGACGGCGCGACCGACGCCGGCCAGCCCACGTCCGGGCTGTCCTGGGCCTGGTGGTCTTGGAACCCGAACTCCACCGATACCGGCGGCATCCTGGACGCCGACTGGCGCACCGTCCTCCCGGAGAAGCTGGCGGCCATCGCCGCCCTCCGCGGCACCGCCTTCGCCGCCGACGACGGTGGCTCCTTCGGCGACGGCCCGGTCGGGCTGACACTTGCCGGAGGCGCCGGGGCCGACCTGCTGCGCGGCGGTGCCGGAAGCGACCTGATCCAGGGCGAGGGCGGCCACGACCGGATCTTCGGCGGTGACGGCGACGACCGCCTCTACGGCGGTACCGGCAACGACCGGCTGGAAGGCGGTGCCGGAAGCGACCTGATCGACGGCGGTCCGGGCATCGACACCGCCGTATGGACGGGTCCCCGCCGACAATACGCCGTGACCTTCGACACGGGCGGCGGAGCGGTGTCCGGGCCGGACGGTGCGGACACCGTGCGCGGGGTTGAGCATCTGGTCTTCGCCGACGGCCGCTACGTGACCGATACCGGGGACACCGCGGCGCAGGTCCACCGGCTCTACGGCGCGGCCCTGGACCGCAGGCCGGACCCCGACGGCCTGCTCGCCTGGAAGGCGGCCCTGGACGCCGGAGCGCTGACGCTCGCCCGGGCGGCCGACGGTTTCATCGGGTCCGAGGAGTTCCGGTTCCACTATGGTCCGCTGGACGACCGGGGCTTCGTGGAACAGCTCTACCGCAACGTCCTCCATCGCGAGGGCGAGGAAACGGGCGTGTCCAACTGGGCCGGCGCGCTGGGCGCCGGCCTCACCCGGGCCGAAGCACTGGTCGGCTTCTCGGAATCGGGGGAGAACGTCCAGCGGACCGCTCCCGTCATCGAGCAGGGACTCTGGCTGCGCGACGATCACGCCGCGGCGGTGGCCCGTCTCTACGACAGCGCGTTCGACCGCCTTCCCGACGCCGGAGGGCTGGTCGCCTGGACGGCGGCGGTCAAGGCCGGCATGACGCTGCACGAGGCCGCCGGAGGGTTCATCGGCTCGAACGAGTTCCAGCAACGCTACGGCGCGGTGGACAACGCGGGGTTCGTCGACCTCCTGTACCGCAACGTGCTGGACCGCCAGGGCGATCCGGACGGCCTGCGGAACTGGACCGGCGCCCTGGACGCCGGCATGACCCGGACCGAGGCGCTGGTCGGTTTCTCCGAATCGGTCGAGCACAAGATGCAGCGGGCTCCGTACATCGACGACGGGATCTGGTTCGCCTGA